A single region of the Microbulbifer sp. MKSA007 genome encodes:
- a CDS encoding transposase, with amino-acid sequence MPNFKRYDYNQDAMVIINFEEQLQPETFEFTLHHLIDDHIDLSVFHKKYQNDSGGRTAYDPAILLKIILFAYSKGITSSREIQWQCENNILFKALSCDTVPHFTSIASFVSSYPDAIESVFEQVLLVCDQQGLLGNELFAIDGCKMPSNASKEHSGTFKELEQKQEKILKKIKYCLKEHKRLDGRKPNEKERKQAVAKAADTLQKHFDKIDQFLKNHSPRMGQGKNPKEVKSNITDNESAKMTTSKGTIQGYNGVAAVDRKHQIVVEAQAFGEGQEHHTLKPILDGISCHYQHIGIDEDILAKQVIITADTGFSNDANYSYLRESGINAYIPDNKFRSRDKAFTKQKTKYGKRNQKGRANVQKTIPASEFTFNKKKKTCICPAGKAMLLLKEEHVSEGKKKLLFEGRLTDCRECSLKNQCMRNPESASSRKGHGRQVSLTWTNGRTATDWMKKRVDSIEGKTIYGHRMSVVEPVFGNIGTNKRLNRFSLRGKSKVQGQWQMFCLVHNIEKLMRYGSIH; translated from the coding sequence ATGCCCAATTTCAAACGTTACGATTACAACCAAGATGCAATGGTAATCATCAATTTCGAAGAGCAACTACAACCTGAAACCTTTGAGTTTACACTTCATCATCTGATTGATGACCATATCGACCTCTCTGTCTTCCATAAAAAATATCAAAATGATAGCGGCGGGCGAACCGCTTATGATCCAGCTATCCTCCTGAAAATCATATTGTTTGCTTACTCAAAAGGCATTACCTCAAGCCGTGAAATTCAATGGCAATGTGAGAACAATATCCTCTTCAAAGCACTGTCATGCGATACCGTTCCACATTTTACTAGTATTGCGAGTTTCGTAAGCAGTTATCCTGATGCGATTGAGTCGGTGTTTGAGCAAGTGTTACTGGTCTGCGATCAGCAGGGGCTGCTTGGCAACGAACTTTTCGCAATAGATGGATGCAAGATGCCATCCAATGCCAGCAAAGAACATTCGGGAACTTTTAAAGAACTAGAACAGAAGCAGGAAAAAATTCTCAAGAAGATCAAATATTGTCTCAAAGAGCACAAGAGGCTTGATGGCAGGAAGCCTAATGAAAAAGAGCGAAAACAAGCGGTAGCTAAAGCGGCGGATACTCTTCAGAAACACTTTGATAAAATTGATCAGTTCTTAAAGAATCACTCCCCCAGGATGGGACAAGGTAAAAACCCTAAAGAAGTAAAAAGTAATATCACAGACAATGAGTCAGCCAAGATGACTACCAGCAAGGGAACCATCCAGGGCTATAACGGCGTTGCCGCAGTTGATAGGAAGCATCAGATAGTTGTTGAAGCACAGGCCTTTGGTGAGGGGCAAGAACATCATACATTGAAGCCTATTCTCGATGGCATCAGTTGCCATTATCAGCATATAGGAATAGATGAAGACATCTTGGCCAAACAGGTCATCATTACTGCTGATACTGGGTTCTCCAACGACGCTAACTACAGCTACCTGCGAGAGAGCGGCATCAATGCCTATATACCTGACAATAAATTCCGTTCACGTGATAAAGCTTTTACAAAGCAAAAAACCAAGTATGGCAAGCGCAATCAAAAAGGTAGGGCTAATGTCCAGAAGACTATCCCAGCTAGTGAATTTACATTCAACAAGAAAAAGAAAACCTGTATCTGTCCTGCAGGAAAAGCGATGCTCTTGTTAAAAGAAGAGCATGTCAGTGAAGGTAAGAAAAAACTACTGTTCGAAGGGCGCCTCACTGACTGCAGGGAATGCAGCCTTAAAAATCAGTGTATGCGAAACCCGGAATCTGCCAGCTCTCGAAAAGGACATGGAAGGCAAGTATCCCTAACTTGGACAAACGGACGGACAGCCACTGACTGGATGAAAAAGCGGGTTGATAGTATCGAAGGCAAGACCATTTATGGACATCGAATGTCTGTTGTCGAGCCAGTGTTCGGGAACATTGGTACCAACAAGCGATTGAATCGCTTCTCGCTACGAGGAAAAAGTAAGGTTCAGGGACAATGGCAGATGTTCTGCTTGGTACATAATATAGAAAAGTTGATGAGATATGGCAGTATCCATTGA